The genomic DNA AGTAGTTCTTCTACCTGTAACGACACATTTACGTGGCATAGTCATTTCCCTCCTAACCGTAAAGCTGAAAATATATTTTAGCTTTTCATTCCTCATTGTAAAAAAATCCGCCAGACAAGCCAGATTTTTTTTTTCTGTTATCATTAAAGATACTTTAATAATTTATCATACAACATATTAGAATGCAATAGTTGATATAAAAGCTTTCAAGAAAAACACCTTGACATCATTTATATATAAATGCTTAATTTAAGGAAAAGTATGACTTTTAAAATCCTATCGGTTATAGTAAAATGTCAGTAGTCAACGAGCAATTCTTTAAAGGGGGAACGATTCATGTCCATTGAATTAAAAACACAGTACGGACAAATTGAAATTTCTAATGAAGTAATTGCAACAATTGCCGGCAGTGCAGCTACAGATTGTTATGGCATTGTTGGAATGGCATCAAAGAACCAACTAAAAGACGGTCTATCTGAGATTTTGCGGAGAGAAAATTTTACCCGCGGTGTGATCGTTCGCCAAGAAGATGAAGAAGTTCATATTGATATGTACATAATGGTCAGCTACGGTACAAAGATATCTGAAGTTGCTCACAATGTACAATCAAAAGTGAAATATACTCTTGATAAAACAGTTGGACTAGCTGTCGATTCTGTCAATATTTTTGTGCAAGGAGTTCGTGTAACGAACCTGTAGTTAGGA from Bacillus aquiflavi includes the following:
- a CDS encoding Asp23/Gls24 family envelope stress response protein, with amino-acid sequence MSIELKTQYGQIEISNEVIATIAGSAATDCYGIVGMASKNQLKDGLSEILRRENFTRGVIVRQEDEEVHIDMYIMVSYGTKISEVAHNVQSKVKYTLDKTVGLAVDSVNIFVQGVRVTNL